In the genome of Triticum urartu cultivar G1812 chromosome 5, Tu2.1, whole genome shotgun sequence, one region contains:
- the LOC125506871 gene encoding ankyrin repeat and SOCS box protein 14-like — translation MGTRHIPLPCLYELLLGKERDRWSPEARFIEAAHNGDVGKIKKIAKELDVHGHGIPVTVANTTYMGMNALHAAAGCGSFSVFQYLVEEVKMDVDLPDTAQQFTPVVHAVTNGNLPAVKYLIDHGADVHQQRAKGNITLLHAAAVHGYSEIVKFLLVRGADVHAISDLGTALADAAIRGFPSIVKILLEHNADPNKASCQFGLLSMALQKSSVSCVKLLIQGGANVSGDSPQDNLLVKAAEKGLTEAIKCLLEAGANPNVPSTFGRLPIELAAEYGTREDVEILFPFTSPISTVANWSVDGIISHVKMEIKQLEDENFVKERVSDLKRQADEAFKKQDYLNASVLYTQALKMDNFDAKLLSNRSLCWLRMGDGQRAFDDATKCKRLRPKWAKAHYRQGAALMFMKKYAAAYSALSRALELDPESEETEKLFWEAMELK, via the exons ATGGGGACCCGACATATACCGCTGCCTTGCCTGTACGAGCTCCTCCTCGGCAAAG AGCGCGACCGTTGGTCGCCGGAGGCCAGGTTCATCGAAGCCGCCCACAACGGCGACGTCGGCAAGATCAAGA AGATTGCAAAGGAGCTGGACGTCCACGGGCACGGGATCCCGGTGACGGTGGCCAACACCACCTACATGGGCATGAACGCCCTCCACGCCGCCGCCGGCTGCGGCAGCTTCTCGGTCTTCCAGTATCTCGTGGAGGAGGTCAAGATGGATGTGGACTTGCCTGACACCGCTCAGC AGTTTACACCCGTGGTGCATGCCGTCACCAATGGCAACCTTCCCGCCGTCAAGTACCTCATTGATCATGGCGCTGATGTGCATCAGCAACGTGCAAAGGGAAACATCACTCTTCTTCATGCAGCTGCAGTTCATG GGTACTCTGAAATAGTAAAGTTTCTTCTTGTGAGGGGAGCTGATGTGCATGCAATATCAGATCTTGGAACAGCACTCGCGGATGCTGCCATTAGAGGATTTCCTAGTATTGTCAAGATCCTTTTGGAGCACAATGCAGAT CCCAACAAGGCTAGTTGTCAGTTTGGACTTTTAAGCATGGCATTACAAAAATCTTCTGTATCCTGTGTGAAGTTATTGATTCAG GGTGGAGCTAATGTCAGTGGTGATAGTCCTCAGGATAATCTTTTGGTAAAGGCTGCAGAGAAGGGCTTAACTGAAGCTATCAAGTGCTTGTTGGAAGCTGGTGCAAACCCGAATGTTCCTAGCACA TTTGGTAGACTGCCAATTGAGTTGGCTGCTGAGTATGGTACACGGGAAGATGTTGAGATTCTCTTTCCGTTCACCTCGCCCATTTCAACTGTGGCAAATTGGAGCGTTGATGGAATCATTAGTCATGTGAAGATGGAAATCAAGCAACTAGAG GATGAAAATTTTGTGAAAGAGAGGGTGTCTGACCTGAAACGACAAGCAGATGAAGCATTCAAAAAGCAGGATTATCTAAATGCATCAGTGCTCTACACACAG GCACTGAAGATGGATAACTTCGACGCCAAGTTGTTGTCAAACAGGAGTCTTTGCTGGCTTCGCATGGGTGATGGACAAAGGGCTTTTGATGATGCAACTAAATGCAAAAGGCTGCGCCCAAAGTGGGCAAAGGCGCACTATCGACAAGGAGCAGCTCTAATGTTCATGAAG AAGTATGCTGCTGCGTATTCCGCACTCTCACGCGCTTTAGAGTTGGACCCGGAAAGCGAAGAGACCGAGAAATTATTCTG GGAGGCGATGGAACTGAAGTGA